The sequence TATTGGTTAGTTCGGCTTAGTTTTCCCTGAAAGCAGTGGGCTATATGTACATTTTCTCGATAAAAAAGAGGCAGCTATTTGACGGCTGCCTCCTCGGTTTACCCTTTTATTAATTGTTCAATTTCTTTTTCGCTTACGTTTTCTACCTGGGCAGATCCTTTTAATTCCTGGATCAGCTCATTGGCTTCCTCATAAAGCGTGTCATCGGTAAATTCCTCGGAATAGTACAAGGAATCATCCAGCAAAGCCTTTACCCGCAGCCTTGTTCCAGATTCCGTGTCCTCATCTCCAAGTGTGACTGCAGAGCGCGAGGTTTCGTGCTGGCTTAGCAAAACTTTATTCGCATTTTCATCCTTCTTTACAGCTTCAACAATTTCCGCCAACGAATGAACTCGTTTCAATGACATCACCCCTCTATTATGTATTCCATATTTGAGGAATTTAAAACCAATCAAATGACAATTTCGAAAATTGTCCCTTTGCCGACCTCACTTTTAATACTAATTTTGCCGCCATGCGCCTCTACTAGTTCTTTTACAATCGCAAGACCGAGACCAGAGCCGCCTAGAGCTGTTGACCTGGACTTGTCAACGCGGTAAAAACGGTCGAATACCCAGGCCTGATCGTCCTTTGGTATGCCTTTGCCTTGATCTTCAATAGCCAGATGGGTGCGGCCGCGCTTTTTAAAAGCATGGATTGTGGTCTTAGTGCCTGCATCTGAATACTTACGGGCATTATCGAGCAGGTTGATGATGATCTGCTCAAAACGGACTGGATCAGCCTCGATATAGATTTCCCCTTCACATATGAAATTAAGCTTAATATTTTTTTCATTAAAAGAAGGAAGCATTTTCGTCTGGATACCTTGCAAAAGTTTACAAAGTTCCACAGATTCTTTTTGGATGGAAAAAGTATTTTCATCCATTTTGGCGAGCTCAAATAAACTCTTGACCAGGCCGGAAAGCTTGGTTGCTTCCTCATTGATAATCTGCAGATATTTGCTCCTGTCCTCTGGATTTGTCGATTCTTTTCCTGCAATATCAGCATAGCCTTTTATATAAGTCAGCGGGGTCCTTAGTTCGTGGGAGATACTCGCCAGAAACTCACTTCGCTGGCGTTTTATATGATTTAGGTCATTTGCCAGCACCTGAATTGATTCCCCCAGCTCCCCTAGTTCATCGTTCCCAAGGTGGGGCAACGCGACTGAATAGTCCCCCTGACGGATTTTCAAGGTAGCCTCATTCATTTTAATCACAGGCTTTGTAATGAACCTGGAGAGAAAAAGCGTGATGATCACCATTGAGGAAAGCAGCAGGATTCCGGCAAGCCAGAAGTGCCTGTTAAGCTTGGCGATAAGCCCCTGGACACGCTCGGTGTTCTTGAACATATAGACGTTTCCGGTTTCCTCTAATGGACTGACCGAAGCGATGTATTTCATATCCCTCCAGTCATCCTCAAGGATCAAGCCTGATCGCGGAACATCTCTGGGAGCTGCCGCCACGATATTCTGCATCGACTGATCCATCGGAATCGAGGAAGTAACTACCTCTCCTTTTTGGTCTGTAATAACAACATGAGTCTCCGTCCTTGATTCCATCGTCGTGATGTGGTGAATTGTTTCCGGTGTATAGGAGGTTTCCAGAATATCGCGATGGTTATTCCCGCGGGTTTGCAGGGAATTCAGCTCTTCATCAATCCTTGAATGAATGATTGAAAAGTGAAGGTAATAAAACAGTATGCCCTCAACCATCAAGATCGTTATGAAAAATACTATGCCTATTTTAAGTGAAATACGGTCCATGTCTGCTCACTCCAAAGGTTCTTTGCATTCATCATACTAAAAAACACAGGTAAGAATAAGTGGTTCTTAAGTGGAATAATTTGGTTTATAATTGCTTTATGTAGATAATTTATTCGATAGTGCATAGGGGGAGTGGAGCATGGAGAAAGATTTTCATTTTTCCAAAATGAGGATAGCGGTCCTGTTCAGCTTAGTCTGTATGACGACCATAGGGTTTACCTGGGGATTCCTGGACATGCTTTCAGAGCCGGGGAATGGGGGAGTACTTATTCTGTTTGGGGCTATCATTTTATTTTTCGGGTGGGTCCTGGTTTTCCTCGGGAGGACCTTTTTCCAAAATGAAGCGAATGTGACAATAAGTGACCAGGGACTCATCTTAAGAGGGAAAGCAGGACCGGGGTTCATCCCGTGGGAGGATATAGAAGGAATCCTGCCATATGAGGCCCACGGCAATGCAACACTGGGAGTAATCCTGAAGGATGAGGAACGCTATCTGAATTCGATGCCAAAGGGAGGCCAGCGTCTCGCAAGACTAAATGTCAAAACCGGGTTTCCTGCCTTTAACATAGGCCTGAGCAATATTAAAGACAAGCAGGGACTGCTCGATCTCCTGCTTGAAATGAATGTTCCTTTCTTTATTGAAGGGAACGGGACGGAGCATAGCGAACAGGAATCTAATTTAAAATAGTATGGTAAGCGGAGAAGCCGGGTTCTCCGCTTTTTGTTTTATCGGAACTTCGAAAACTGACTAGCTTCAAGTGTTTCGGGGCTGATCAAGGTGCCTGAGCCTTTCTCATTATAATAAGTCATTCACCTTGTTGAAACATCCCGTTATAATAAGTCATTCACCCTGTAAATCATCCCGTTTTCCAGGCTGTCCGCCAATATTAATTTGACGAGCGCTCCTGCAACAACGTCAGGACTGCGCAGGCTGCCGCTTTCTTTGTATTTTCTGAAGGTCTCCAGATCGGCGAATGCCTCCTCATTGGATGAGCGGATGGTTGACTGCATATCGGTATCCATGATACCAGGGCTGAAAGCAATGACTCTGCTCGGACTTCCGTTTTGCTCCAGCTCCAGGCCGGCTGTCATCGTAAACATATTGACAGCAGCCTTCGTGCTGCAATAAATGCTCCAGCCGTGGATTGGCCGCTCGGCAGCGCCTGATGTCACATTCGCAATCACAACTTTACAGCCAGTATCCTTTGCTTTTTGTAAAAATAAGTTACTGATGAGAATGGGTGCAGTCAAATTGACGTGGACATTTGTCTGGACGAGTGAAGGGTCAAGTTCTCCTCCGACCTCAATAGGCTCAATCACGCCGGCATTGTTGATAACATAGACGATTTCCGCATCCTTAAAAACAAACTCAGCAATCTTTGAGAAAACACTCTGAACCTGATCAGCAGCAGCGAGGTCACAGCTAAAATGTGAATAGCTGCCGCCGGCATGCTCTGCAGCCTGCTTCAGTAAGCTGCTTTCATTTCTTGATACAGAAACGACATGAATATCTTTTTCCAACATTTGTTGTGCGGCTGCGGCCCCGAGTCCCCGGGAGGCACCAGTGATGATTGCGTATTTCATAACAGACACTCCTATATTGATAATTTTTCCTGCAAGACAAATCTTTATCTTTTCTATTTTATCAAAAAACAAAAAAACATGGCTTTATGGCCATGTTCAGCAAAATTCTAATGGATAAGGCTTTTCCAATCATTTATAAAAGGGGAAGCAGATGCGTTGGGGGATGACAACACTTCCTCTGTGGGACCAGTCTGTTTCAGCTCGCCATCCATCAGGATCGCAAGTGTTCCAGCAAGGTATTTGAGTTCCATAAGATCGTGGCTGACAAACACGGTTGTCGTTTTTGTCTGCCCGATGATTGACTTAATATCCTTCAATAGCTGCACCTTTGTGGGGAAGTCAAGTGCAGAGAAGGGTTCATCGAGAAACAGGACTTCCGGCTCCAGCACCATTGCCCGCGCAAGGTTGACGCGCTGGGCCTCGCCGCCGGACAAATGGGCCGCGTGTTTTTTTGCAAGGTGGCTGATCTGGAATTTTCCTAGCCAGCAGGCAACCTTCTGTTTTATTTCCTGGCGGGGAAGATTCCTCAGCTTCAATCCTATCGCTACGTTTTGAAAGACTGTTGTGTCAAGAAGCAGCGGCTGCTGCATCGCGACGGCGAACTTTCTGCGCACATCAAGTGCCAGGTCATCAGAGATATCCTGATCCTTGAAAAAGATTGATCCCTGTGCGGGTTTTTCCAGCAGGGACAAGGCTTTGATAAAAGTACTTTTTCCGGCACCATTCGGACCCATGATCCCAAGCACTTCCCCCTGTTGGATCTCAAAATGAGGGATGAACAGCAGATTTTTTTTACCGGCTCTCACTTCCAAATTTTTCACAGTAATCAGTGGGATCATAGGCTCCGCTTCCTTTGCTGTAAGTAAGTCAGGGTAAACGTAATGATGAACGCCAATGTCATAAGGATGAATGAAAGTGCCAGGGCGATGTCAAAATTGCCTTTCGATACTTCCATGACGATTGAGGTCGTAAGAATCCGTGTCTCGCCGCTGATGTTGCCGCCGACCATCATTGCGGCGCCGACTTCGGCAATGACCCTTCCAAATCCAGCGATGATTGCTGCCAGGATCGCGAGCTTGACCTCTTTCATCAAAATCCAATATAACTGGAATCTGGTTGCTCCAAGTGCCTTAACCTGGAGAATCAGTTTAGGATTGATTTGCTGGAATGCTGTGCTCGTCAGTGCCGTCACGATTGGCAGCGAAACGAGAATCTGTGCCATGATGATGGCTGTTGGTGTGTAAAGCCAGGCAAGATCACCAAGCGGGCCTGATCGCCACAGGAAAAGAGTAATCCACAGGCCGGCGACAACAGGAGGGAGCCCCATGCCGATATTGATAATGGCAAGGATGAATCTCCTTCCCGGGAAACGGGCCAGTCCAAGAAACATACCAGCAGGAATGCCAATCATTGTGCTGATCAGAACCGCCGTAACCGAAACCCTCATCGTAAGCAAGGTAATCTCGAGTATTTCCCGGTCTCCCGACATGATCATCTCTATTGCTTTTTTTAATCCTTCTAGTAAAAGTTCCATAAGCAATCAGGCTTTCTTTCAAATTTTGTCTAGTAAAATGAGAATCTATTCGAAAAGGAAGAATAATGGTTCGCCGTATTCATCGACGCCAAATTCCTTGATGATCTTCTTTGTATCTTCTGAAACCATATATTCCACAAATGCTTTCGCACCTTCTGCATTCACTTTATCATGTTTTTCTTTGTTCACTTGCATAAC comes from Mesobacillus jeotgali and encodes:
- a CDS encoding STM3941 family protein, producing MEKDFHFSKMRIAVLFSLVCMTTIGFTWGFLDMLSEPGNGGVLILFGAIILFFGWVLVFLGRTFFQNEANVTISDQGLILRGKAGPGFIPWEDIEGILPYEAHGNATLGVILKDEERYLNSMPKGGQRLARLNVKTGFPAFNIGLSNIKDKQGLLDLLLEMNVPFFIEGNGTEHSEQESNLK
- a CDS encoding ABC transporter ATP-binding protein, whose amino-acid sequence is MIPLITVKNLEVRAGKKNLLFIPHFEIQQGEVLGIMGPNGAGKSTFIKALSLLEKPAQGSIFFKDQDISDDLALDVRRKFAVAMQQPLLLDTTVFQNVAIGLKLRNLPRQEIKQKVACWLGKFQISHLAKKHAAHLSGGEAQRVNLARAMVLEPEVLFLDEPFSALDFPTKVQLLKDIKSIIGQTKTTTVFVSHDLMELKYLAGTLAILMDGELKQTGPTEEVLSSPNASASPFINDWKSLIH
- a CDS encoding sensor histidine kinase → MDRISLKIGIVFFITILMVEGILFYYLHFSIIHSRIDEELNSLQTRGNNHRDILETSYTPETIHHITTMESRTETHVVITDQKGEVVTSSIPMDQSMQNIVAAAPRDVPRSGLILEDDWRDMKYIASVSPLEETGNVYMFKNTERVQGLIAKLNRHFWLAGILLLSSMVIITLFLSRFITKPVIKMNEATLKIRQGDYSVALPHLGNDELGELGESIQVLANDLNHIKRQRSEFLASISHELRTPLTYIKGYADIAGKESTNPEDRSKYLQIINEEATKLSGLVKSLFELAKMDENTFSIQKESVELCKLLQGIQTKMLPSFNEKNIKLNFICEGEIYIEADPVRFEQIIINLLDNARKYSDAGTKTTIHAFKKRGRTHLAIEDQGKGIPKDDQAWVFDRFYRVDKSRSTALGGSGLGLAIVKELVEAHGGKISIKSEVGKGTIFEIVI
- a CDS encoding ABC transporter permease; this encodes MELLLEGLKKAIEMIMSGDREILEITLLTMRVSVTAVLISTMIGIPAGMFLGLARFPGRRFILAIINIGMGLPPVVAGLWITLFLWRSGPLGDLAWLYTPTAIIMAQILVSLPIVTALTSTAFQQINPKLILQVKALGATRFQLYWILMKEVKLAILAAIIAGFGRVIAEVGAAMMVGGNISGETRILTTSIVMEVSKGNFDIALALSFILMTLAFIITFTLTYLQQRKRSL
- a CDS encoding (S)-benzoin forming benzil reductase, producing the protein MKYAIITGASRGLGAAAAQQMLEKDIHVVSVSRNESSLLKQAAEHAGGSYSHFSCDLAAADQVQSVFSKIAEFVFKDAEIVYVINNAGVIEPIEVGGELDPSLVQTNVHVNLTAPILISNLFLQKAKDTGCKVVIANVTSGAAERPIHGWSIYCSTKAAVNMFTMTAGLELEQNGSPSRVIAFSPGIMDTDMQSTIRSSNEEAFADLETFRKYKESGSLRSPDVVAGALVKLILADSLENGMIYRVNDLL